In a single window of the Burkholderia contaminans genome:
- a CDS encoding DUF1120 domain-containing protein, translating into MKLKQFMLLSVLTCMLSIPGLTSAADLSVSGHIESVSACNVALGNNGVADLGNLSRKDIRTLFVRSSYMSLRINCQHPTKVGVGVIDNRKGTVPPSEQIFGDQVFGLGNPAIGSYVIASDGFPQADGREAFWIWGSKGDFPWWGDKGRNSVWSGSKILSWDVDGPQTEPVAFKTLENTLLIRTTLRRDMPFTDELEIDGSATLELVYL; encoded by the coding sequence ATGAAATTGAAACAGTTCATGCTTCTTTCCGTGCTGACCTGCATGTTGTCGATCCCGGGGCTGACGTCGGCTGCCGACCTCAGTGTCAGTGGGCATATCGAATCAGTTAGTGCTTGCAACGTAGCGTTGGGCAACAACGGGGTTGCCGACTTGGGCAATCTATCGCGTAAGGATATCCGCACGCTTTTCGTTCGGAGCAGCTACATGTCGTTGAGGATCAACTGCCAGCACCCGACCAAGGTCGGCGTCGGCGTGATCGACAATCGCAAAGGTACGGTGCCGCCATCGGAGCAGATTTTCGGAGATCAGGTTTTCGGTCTTGGCAATCCAGCAATCGGCTCCTACGTAATTGCCAGCGATGGATTCCCCCAGGCCGACGGACGAGAGGCCTTTTGGATTTGGGGAAGTAAAGGCGATTTTCCTTGGTGGGGCGATAAAGGGAGGAACTCCGTCTGGAGCGGCAGCAAGATCCTTTCCTGGGACGTGGATGGGCCGCAGACGGAGCCAGTGGCGTTCAAGACGCTGGAGAATACATTGCTAATCCGGACCACTTTGAGGCGCGATATGCCGTTTACTGACGAATTGGAGATCGACGGTTCCGCGACCTTGGAACTCGTGTACCTATAG
- a CDS encoding DUF1120 domain-containing protein has product MSLRQLSALSMLACTLSIPGVTSAADLSVGGHIRMDGACSIALGNGGVVDLGTLTSTELSPPNATDYMVFKGREMSLMINCPHPTKVSVTAEDNRRGTVSDGYFDWNAFGLGNPAIGFYIIKIDKTSPKADGRDAFVIGYSPHVSAWISAGDRTSLHPGETISWGVDGTPPPPERWWEREPVAFKALTSTLVISIGLTVRKDVGVGDGMELDGSMTLELGYL; this is encoded by the coding sequence ATGAGTTTGAGGCAGTTGAGTGCTCTATCCATGCTGGCCTGTACGTTGTCGATTCCGGGCGTGACATCGGCTGCTGACCTCAGCGTCGGCGGTCATATCCGGATGGACGGGGCTTGCAGCATAGCGCTGGGCAACGGCGGTGTCGTCGACCTGGGCACTCTGACGAGCACGGAGCTTTCTCCCCCCAATGCGACGGATTACATGGTGTTCAAGGGGCGTGAGATGTCGTTGATGATCAACTGCCCGCACCCGACCAAGGTTAGCGTTACCGCGGAGGATAACCGCAGAGGTACGGTGTCAGACGGCTATTTCGATTGGAACGCTTTCGGCCTGGGAAATCCTGCCATCGGCTTCTACATCATTAAAATCGACAAGACTTCACCCAAGGCCGATGGAAGAGATGCCTTCGTGATTGGGTACAGTCCCCACGTATCCGCTTGGATCAGCGCCGGGGATCGGACCAGTCTGCACCCCGGCGAGACCATTTCGTGGGGCGTGGATGGGACGCCGCCGCCGCCGGAGAGGTGGTGGGAGAGGGAGCCGGTGGCGTTCAAGGCACTGACGAGCACGTTGGTGATCAGTATCGGCCTTACTGTCAGAAAAGACGTCGGGGTCGGTGACGGGATGGAACTCGACGGATCCATGACCTTGGAACTCGGGTACCTGTAG
- a CDS encoding 3-hydroxyacyl-CoA dehydrogenase: MDIKDRVFLITGAGSGLGAAVARMVVAEGGKAVLLDVNEEAGAGLAHELGTAARFVKTDVTSEADGQAAVAAARDAFGRIDALVNCAGVAPGEKVVGRDGPHSLDRFARAVSINLVGTFNMIRLAAEAMSKQEPNAEGERGVIVNTASVAAFDGQIGQAAYAASKSGVVGMTLPIARELARFGIRVVTVAPGIFATPMMAGMPQDVQDALGKSVPFPPRLGRPEEFAALVRHIAENTMLNGEVIRLDGALRMAPR; this comes from the coding sequence ATGGATATCAAGGATCGCGTTTTTCTGATTACGGGCGCCGGTTCCGGCCTCGGCGCCGCGGTGGCGCGCATGGTGGTCGCTGAAGGCGGCAAGGCGGTGCTGCTGGACGTCAACGAAGAGGCCGGTGCGGGCCTCGCGCACGAGCTTGGCACGGCTGCGCGCTTCGTGAAGACCGACGTGACGAGCGAAGCCGACGGCCAGGCGGCCGTCGCAGCCGCGCGTGACGCGTTCGGCCGCATCGACGCGCTCGTCAACTGCGCGGGCGTCGCGCCGGGCGAGAAAGTGGTGGGCCGCGACGGCCCGCATTCGCTCGACCGCTTCGCGCGCGCGGTGTCGATCAATCTGGTCGGCACGTTCAACATGATCCGGCTGGCCGCCGAAGCGATGTCGAAGCAGGAGCCCAATGCGGAAGGCGAGCGCGGCGTGATCGTCAACACCGCGTCGGTCGCGGCGTTCGACGGGCAGATCGGGCAGGCCGCGTATGCGGCGTCGAAGAGCGGCGTGGTCGGCATGACGCTGCCGATCGCGCGCGAACTCGCGCGGTTCGGCATTCGCGTGGTGACGGTCGCGCCGGGCATCTTCGCGACGCCGATGATGGCCGGCATGCCGCAGGACGTGCAGGACGCGCTCGGCAAGAGCGTGCCGTTCCCGCCGCGGCTCGGCCGCCCGGAAGAATTTGCGGCGCTGGTGCGCCACATCGCCGAGAACACGATGCTGAACGGCGAAGTCATCCGTCTCGATGGCGCGTTGCGCATGGCACCGCGCTGA
- a CDS encoding DUF1120 domain-containing protein, producing the protein MAATADGRSNAFARLDIKGEFVNLKSLLSLALVCGAIGAVASDASAADLSVKGQIQPAGACSLALSNAGVIDVGELSRQTLSKWNAYRDMSLAINCASPTKVAIKVVDNREGSTFFDAWLGLGTLGIGSYVIRGDDKKGNLDGKRPITLTSWDGGSSWNDGSGGLSNNSRHGSPLTSWGNPDHAFPRFPVAFQTLTAALQVEVYIHTPALDFQDEIALDGSATLELVYL; encoded by the coding sequence ATGGCTGCGACGGCCGACGGGCGTTCTAATGCATTTGCGCGACTCGACATCAAGGGAGAATTTGTGAATCTCAAGTCTTTGCTTTCCCTGGCCTTGGTTTGCGGTGCCATAGGCGCCGTAGCGAGTGACGCGTCCGCCGCTGACCTGAGCGTGAAAGGCCAAATCCAGCCTGCTGGTGCCTGCAGTCTGGCGTTGAGCAATGCCGGAGTCATCGACGTGGGTGAACTGTCGCGCCAGACCTTGAGCAAATGGAACGCGTATCGCGATATGTCGTTGGCGATCAACTGCGCATCTCCAACCAAGGTTGCAATCAAGGTTGTGGATAATCGAGAAGGCTCGACCTTCTTCGACGCTTGGCTCGGATTAGGCACTTTGGGGATCGGCAGTTACGTCATTCGCGGGGATGATAAGAAGGGCAATCTCGATGGAAAGCGGCCGATCACCCTTACGAGTTGGGATGGCGGTAGTAGTTGGAACGACGGTTCAGGCGGGTTATCCAACAATTCCCGCCATGGATCTCCTCTCACTTCGTGGGGCAATCCTGATCATGCGTTCCCTCGTTTTCCTGTTGCGTTTCAGACACTCACTGCAGCACTGCAAGTAGAGGTGTATATCCACACGCCCGCACTTGATTTCCAGGATGAGATCGCGCTCGATGGCTCCGCGACCCTGGAACTCGTGTACTTGTAA
- a CDS encoding acetyl-CoA C-acetyltransferase: MTTQDPIVIVGMARTPMGGFQGDLAAASASDLGAVAIRAALERANVPAERIDEIVFGCVLPAGQGQAPARQAALKAGLPLAAGATTVNKMCGSGMKAAMFAHDLLLAGSAGVAVAGGMESMTNAPYLLPKARAGMRMGHGQVLDHMFLDGLEDAYEKGRLMGTFAEDCAQAYQFTREAQDAFAIASLTRAQRAIADGHFVSEIAPVTVKAGKVETVVSIDEQPGKAKLDKIPTLKPAFRDGGTVTAANASSISDGAAALVMMRRSEAERLGLTPKAVIVGHSTYADKPGLFATAPIGALRKLSEKTGWNLRDVDLFEINEAFAVVPMAAMRDLDLPHEKVNVHGGACALGHPIGASGARVMVTLLAALETYGMKRGVASLCIGGGEATAIAIERVA; this comes from the coding sequence ATGACGACTCAGGATCCGATCGTAATCGTTGGTATGGCGCGTACGCCGATGGGTGGTTTTCAGGGCGACCTGGCGGCCGCCAGCGCGAGCGATCTCGGCGCGGTAGCGATTCGCGCGGCGCTCGAGCGCGCGAATGTGCCGGCCGAGCGCATCGATGAAATCGTGTTCGGCTGCGTGCTGCCGGCGGGCCAGGGCCAGGCGCCGGCGCGGCAGGCCGCGCTGAAGGCCGGGCTGCCGCTCGCGGCCGGTGCGACCACGGTCAACAAGATGTGCGGCTCGGGGATGAAGGCTGCGATGTTCGCGCACGACCTGCTGCTGGCGGGCTCGGCAGGCGTGGCCGTCGCGGGCGGGATGGAGAGCATGACGAATGCGCCGTACCTGCTGCCGAAGGCGCGCGCGGGGATGCGCATGGGTCACGGGCAGGTGCTCGATCACATGTTCCTCGACGGGCTCGAGGACGCGTACGAGAAGGGCCGCCTGATGGGCACGTTCGCCGAGGATTGCGCACAGGCGTACCAGTTCACGCGCGAGGCGCAGGATGCGTTCGCGATCGCATCGCTGACGCGCGCGCAACGAGCGATCGCCGACGGGCATTTCGTGTCGGAAATCGCGCCGGTGACGGTGAAGGCCGGCAAGGTCGAAACGGTCGTGTCGATCGACGAGCAGCCGGGCAAGGCGAAGCTCGACAAGATCCCGACGCTGAAGCCTGCGTTCCGCGACGGCGGCACGGTGACGGCCGCGAATGCGTCGTCGATCTCGGACGGCGCCGCCGCGCTCGTGATGATGCGCCGCTCGGAAGCCGAGCGCCTGGGCCTCACGCCGAAGGCCGTGATCGTCGGGCATTCGACCTACGCGGACAAGCCGGGCCTGTTCGCGACCGCGCCGATCGGCGCGCTGCGCAAGCTGTCGGAGAAGACCGGCTGGAACCTGCGCGACGTCGACTTGTTCGAGATCAACGAAGCATTCGCTGTGGTGCCGATGGCCGCGATGCGCGATCTCGACCTGCCGCACGAGAAGGTCAATGTGCACGGCGGCGCGTGTGCGCTCGGGCATCCGATCGGTGCATCGGGTGCGCGCGTGATGGTGACGCTGCTGGCCGCGCTCGAAACGTACGGGATGAAGCGCGGCGTGGCGTCGCTGTGCATCGGCGGCGGCGAGGCGACGGCGATCGCGATCGAGCGCGTCGCCTGA
- a CDS encoding acyl-CoA synthetase: MSDGATARAVPAYADAVARFSIETAAKQLHGDLERGLNACVECCDRHASADAIALDWIDAGGQHHRYTFVQMKALSARVANLLVAQGVKPGDVVAGLLPRTPELVATILGTWRAGAVYQPLFTAFGPKAIEHRLRMSDARLVVTNVANRAKLDEIAGCPPVATVREPGETLPENDIDFRAALDAQPDSFEPVLRKGTDLFMMMSTSGTTGLPKGVPVPLRALLAFGAYMREAVDLRADDRFWNIADPGWAYGLYYAITGPLLLGHATTLYEGGFTVDSTYDVIERLGITSLAGSPTAYRMLMAARTEAAARLKGKLRVVSSAGEPLNPEVVRWFDAALGAPIYDHYGQTELGMVVNNHHGLAHAVHAGSAGLAMPGYRVAVLDEASRELGPGEPGNLAIDIARSPLLWFHGYWQQDTPAIASGYYRTGDNVELEPDGTVSFIGRADDVITSSGYRIGPFDVESALIEHPAVSEAAVIGVPDAERTEIVKAFVVLSKNYDGTPALAEELSLHVKRRLSAHAYPRAIDFVDALPKTPSGKIQRFVLRKMEAEKAAQP, from the coding sequence ATGTCTGATGGAGCTACCGCCCGCGCGGTGCCGGCTTACGCCGACGCCGTGGCCCGGTTCAGTATCGAGACCGCCGCGAAGCAACTGCACGGCGACCTGGAGCGCGGCCTGAACGCGTGCGTGGAATGCTGCGACCGCCACGCATCGGCGGATGCGATCGCGCTCGACTGGATCGACGCCGGCGGGCAGCACCATCGCTACACGTTTGTGCAGATGAAGGCGTTGTCGGCGCGCGTCGCGAACCTGCTGGTCGCGCAGGGCGTGAAGCCGGGTGACGTGGTGGCGGGCCTGTTGCCGCGCACGCCCGAACTCGTCGCGACGATCCTCGGCACGTGGCGCGCGGGCGCCGTCTACCAGCCGCTGTTCACCGCATTCGGCCCGAAAGCGATCGAGCACCGGCTGCGCATGAGCGACGCACGCCTGGTCGTGACCAACGTCGCGAATCGCGCGAAGCTCGACGAGATCGCCGGTTGCCCGCCCGTCGCGACGGTGCGCGAGCCGGGCGAGACGCTGCCGGAAAACGACATCGATTTCCGTGCGGCGCTCGACGCGCAGCCCGATTCGTTCGAGCCGGTGCTGCGCAAGGGCACGGACCTGTTCATGATGATGTCGACGTCGGGCACGACAGGTTTGCCGAAGGGCGTGCCGGTGCCGCTGCGCGCGCTGCTCGCGTTCGGCGCATACATGCGTGAAGCGGTGGACCTGCGTGCCGACGACCGCTTCTGGAACATCGCCGATCCGGGCTGGGCGTACGGCCTCTATTACGCGATCACGGGCCCGCTGCTGCTCGGGCACGCGACGACGCTCTACGAAGGCGGTTTCACGGTCGACAGCACGTATGACGTGATCGAACGGCTCGGGATCACGAGCCTCGCCGGCTCGCCGACGGCCTACCGGATGCTGATGGCGGCCAGGACGGAAGCGGCGGCACGGCTGAAGGGCAAGCTGCGCGTGGTCAGCAGCGCGGGCGAACCGCTGAATCCGGAAGTCGTGCGCTGGTTCGACGCGGCGCTCGGCGCGCCGATCTACGATCACTACGGCCAGACCGAACTCGGGATGGTCGTGAACAATCACCACGGCCTCGCGCATGCGGTCCACGCCGGTTCCGCCGGCCTCGCGATGCCCGGCTACCGCGTCGCGGTGCTCGACGAAGCGAGCCGCGAGCTCGGCCCGGGCGAGCCCGGCAACCTCGCGATCGACATCGCGCGCTCGCCGCTGCTGTGGTTCCACGGCTACTGGCAGCAGGACACGCCGGCGATCGCGAGCGGCTATTACCGGACCGGCGACAACGTCGAGCTGGAGCCGGACGGCACCGTGAGCTTCATCGGCCGCGCGGACGACGTGATCACGTCGTCCGGCTACCGGATCGGCCCGTTCGACGTGGAAAGCGCGCTGATCGAGCATCCGGCCGTGAGCGAGGCCGCCGTCATCGGCGTGCCGGACGCGGAGCGCACGGAGATCGTCAAGGCATTCGTCGTGCTGTCGAAAAACTACGACGGCACACCGGCGCTGGCCGAGGAACTGAGCCTGCACGTGAAGCGGCGGCTGTCCGCTCACGCCTATCCGCGCGCGATCGATTTCGTCGATGCGCTGCCGAAAACCCCGAGCGGCAAGATCCAGCGCTTCGTATTGCGCAAGATGGAAGCCGAGAAAGCCGCTCAACCCTGA
- a CDS encoding DUF1120 domain-containing protein: MSLKQLCVLFVLACTSSIPGVTSAADLSVGGHIRMDGACSITLGNGGIFDFGNVSLTEIDQDSYSNSRDVPLTINCPSQTRIGVKAIDNRKESAAASRGFGVGNPAIGGYGIDPERNISEADGRKVYVIHRSGDYWYRTDDPTRWPSTTISWTANGLGPVAFRTMTTTLGVNVYLHDIRENMAHVDVLEIDGSATLELVYL, translated from the coding sequence ATGAGTTTGAAGCAGCTATGTGTTCTTTTTGTGCTGGCCTGTACGTCGTCGATTCCAGGCGTGACATCGGCTGCTGACCTCAGCGTCGGCGGTCATATCCGGATGGACGGGGCTTGCAGCATAACGCTGGGCAACGGCGGTATTTTTGACTTTGGCAATGTATCGCTAACAGAGATTGATCAGGATAGTTATAGCAATTCTCGCGACGTACCATTGACGATCAACTGCCCGAGTCAGACTAGGATCGGCGTCAAAGCGATCGATAATCGTAAGGAATCTGCTGCAGCATCTAGGGGTTTTGGGGTGGGCAATCCTGCTATCGGCGGTTACGGTATTGATCCTGAGCGAAACATCAGCGAGGCCGATGGGAGGAAGGTCTACGTGATTCATCGCAGTGGTGATTATTGGTACAGGACGGATGATCCGACACGGTGGCCGTCCACAACCATTTCGTGGACGGCTAACGGCCTCGGGCCCGTGGCGTTCAGGACAATGACGACAACGTTGGGCGTCAACGTCTATTTGCACGACATAAGAGAAAACATGGCGCACGTCGATGTGCTTGAAATCGACGGTTCCGCGACCTTGGAACTCGTGTACTTGTAG
- a CDS encoding AraC family transcriptional regulator — MGPQMISPDFVDDALACLRRQGLPTEPVLRAAGLPAAVREPVTPQQYGRLWLAIAGALDDEFFGLAARPMRRGSFTLLCHAVLHAGTLDKALRRALQFLRVVLDEPRGELIVADGQAQIVLTQTGAPYPAFAYRTFWLILLGVACWLIGRRIPLQRIDFACPSPDQRSDYHQFFGVPVHFDRPDSRLAFNAAYLALPTIRSEQALKTFLRGAPGNLLVRYRHDTGWVARTRAQLKTLPAAEWPDFDTLAVRLDTTPATLRRRLRSEGQSFAAIKDELRGALAQSLLRGNALSVAEIAAELGFTEPSAFHRAFRKWTGTSPGAFRRDVHAAEGEPGVASG; from the coding sequence ATGGGGCCGCAGATGATTTCGCCGGATTTCGTCGACGACGCGCTGGCGTGCCTGCGCCGGCAAGGCCTTCCGACGGAGCCCGTGCTGCGCGCCGCCGGCTTGCCGGCCGCCGTGCGCGAGCCCGTCACGCCGCAGCAGTACGGCCGGCTGTGGCTCGCGATCGCCGGTGCGCTCGACGACGAGTTCTTCGGCCTCGCCGCACGCCCGATGCGGCGCGGCAGCTTCACGCTGCTGTGCCATGCGGTGCTGCACGCCGGCACGCTCGACAAGGCGCTGCGGCGCGCGCTGCAGTTCCTGCGCGTGGTGCTCGACGAGCCGCGTGGCGAGCTCATCGTGGCCGACGGGCAGGCGCAGATCGTGCTGACGCAGACGGGCGCGCCCTACCCGGCGTTCGCGTACCGGACATTCTGGCTGATCCTGCTTGGCGTCGCGTGCTGGCTGATCGGCCGGCGCATTCCGCTGCAGCGGATCGACTTCGCATGCCCGAGCCCCGACCAGCGCAGCGACTATCACCAGTTCTTCGGCGTGCCCGTGCATTTCGACCGGCCCGACAGCCGGCTCGCATTCAATGCCGCATACCTCGCGCTGCCGACGATCCGCTCCGAGCAGGCGCTGAAGACTTTCCTGCGTGGCGCGCCCGGCAACCTGCTCGTCCGCTACCGGCACGACACGGGCTGGGTCGCGAGGACACGCGCGCAGCTGAAAACGCTACCGGCCGCGGAGTGGCCCGACTTCGACACGCTGGCCGTACGCCTCGACACGACGCCCGCGACGCTGCGGCGGCGGCTGCGCAGCGAAGGGCAAAGCTTCGCGGCAATCAAGGACGAGCTGCGCGGCGCGCTGGCCCAGTCGCTGCTGCGCGGCAATGCGCTCAGCGTCGCGGAGATCGCGGCCGAGCTCGGCTTCACCGAGCCGAGCGCGTTTCATCGCGCGTTCCGGAAATGGACGGGCACGAGCCCGGGTGCGTTCCGGCGGGACGTGCATGCGGCGGAGGGTGAGCCGGGCGTGGCGAGCGGATGA
- a CDS encoding DUF1120 domain-containing protein encodes MLACTLSIPGVTSAADLSVGGQIRPGGACDITLGNGGVADFGNLSRKDLYGADHMRDVSLTINCQRRTRVGVDLIDNRKGTASEDHPWNFGLGNRAIGYYRIVNFGPSMVDGAASVSIWRWKGETTWREKGRTYSWGSNKTISWDVSGPQSEPVAFKTLTDTLTIELITKQDTAFTDELAFDGSATLELVYL; translated from the coding sequence ATGCTGGCCTGTACGTTGTCGATTCCGGGCGTGACATCGGCTGCTGACCTCAGCGTCGGCGGTCAAATTCGACCGGGCGGCGCTTGCGACATAACGCTGGGCAACGGAGGCGTTGCCGACTTCGGTAATCTGTCGCGCAAAGATTTATATGGTGCCGATCATATGCGCGACGTGTCGCTGACGATTAACTGCCAGCGCCGGACCAGGGTCGGCGTCGACTTGATCGACAATCGAAAAGGGACGGCATCAGAAGATCACCCCTGGAATTTTGGTCTGGGTAATCGTGCCATTGGCTACTACCGGATCGTCAACTTTGGTCCTTCTATGGTCGATGGCGCAGCGAGCGTTTCGATCTGGCGCTGGAAAGGCGAGACGACTTGGCGCGAGAAAGGCCGCACCTACAGCTGGGGCAGCAACAAGACCATTTCGTGGGACGTGAGTGGGCCGCAGAGTGAGCCGGTGGCGTTCAAGACACTGACGGACACGTTGACGATCGAGCTCATCACCAAGCAGGACACCGCGTTCACCGACGAACTCGCGTTCGACGGCTCCGCGACCTTGGAGCTCGTATACCTGTAG
- a CDS encoding DUF1120 domain-containing protein has product MKKKLAGFGLIAGVLVAGHAQAQTAEIKVIGKIVPDACQFTIGNGGLYDFGTIGADKLSQDAVTALDAKTQTIAISCNAAAKVALNVRDNRAGMAVGGKGGDDEFGLSKEAKVGFYTLTLSKALGDSNSLDVLAAPAGSSAWALDSTGLMANGSARKSFSDSGSTAPGAYKSISANLTVSPTINKLSELDLSKGGVDLDGSATVELTYL; this is encoded by the coding sequence ATGAAGAAAAAACTAGCGGGATTCGGGTTGATTGCGGGTGTGCTGGTCGCAGGTCATGCGCAAGCACAAACCGCGGAGATCAAGGTCATTGGCAAAATCGTACCCGACGCATGCCAGTTCACGATCGGCAACGGCGGCCTCTATGATTTCGGCACCATCGGGGCGGACAAGCTCAGCCAGGATGCGGTGACGGCACTCGATGCGAAGACGCAAACCATCGCCATCTCTTGCAATGCAGCTGCCAAGGTTGCGTTGAACGTGCGGGACAACCGCGCGGGTATGGCTGTCGGTGGCAAGGGCGGCGACGACGAGTTCGGGCTGAGCAAGGAGGCGAAGGTAGGTTTTTACACGCTCACGCTAAGTAAAGCTCTCGGCGACAGCAATTCCCTGGACGTTCTGGCCGCGCCTGCTGGCTCCAGCGCATGGGCGCTCGACAGCACTGGATTGATGGCGAACGGCTCGGCGCGGAAATCGTTCTCGGACTCGGGCAGCACGGCGCCTGGGGCATACAAGTCCATCTCCGCCAATTTGACTGTCAGCCCGACGATCAACAAGCTGTCGGAGCTTGATCTTTCCAAAGGCGGGGTCGATCTCGATGGTTCGGCGACTGTCGAGCTGACCTATCTGTAA
- a CDS encoding response regulator transcription factor, which translates to MNPRIVIVDDHPLIRMAVRMVLERDGHEVVAECRTGVDGVQAVRTLKPDLVVLDLVIPDLDGFSVMDRLRGAELDASILVLTSGDTRNYAMRCLQAGASGFVCKDDGLDEISKAVKALLAGYSYFPRAVTDMLRENQQEAAANDCQSAGAELASLTDREITILGLLVKGMNNQEIGRTLMLSHKTVSTYKIRLMSKLNAPNMVELVKVAQRNGMATS; encoded by the coding sequence GTGAATCCTCGTATTGTGATCGTGGACGACCATCCACTGATTCGAATGGCAGTGCGTATGGTCCTGGAGCGTGACGGCCATGAGGTCGTGGCGGAGTGCCGCACGGGGGTGGACGGCGTCCAGGCCGTGCGGACGCTCAAGCCCGATCTGGTCGTCCTGGACCTGGTCATTCCCGACCTCGACGGCTTTTCGGTGATGGATCGCCTGCGCGGCGCCGAACTGGACGCCAGCATCCTGGTACTCACCTCCGGCGACACGCGCAACTACGCGATGCGTTGCCTGCAAGCCGGCGCATCCGGCTTCGTGTGCAAGGACGACGGACTGGATGAAATATCCAAAGCCGTCAAGGCGTTGCTGGCCGGCTACTCGTACTTCCCGCGAGCCGTCACCGACATGCTGCGCGAAAACCAGCAGGAAGCGGCGGCGAACGACTGCCAGAGCGCCGGTGCCGAACTCGCTTCGCTCACGGACCGAGAAATCACGATCCTCGGCCTGCTGGTGAAAGGAATGAACAACCAGGAAATCGGACGTACGCTGATGCTCAGCCACAAGACGGTCAGTACTTATAAGATCCGTCTGATGAGCAAGCTCAATGCCCCGAACATGGTCGAGCTGGTGAAGGTCGCACAGCGCAATGGCATGGCGACGTCCTAG